The segment GCTGCAGGGATGGATGTGAGATGCTCAAGGACATCGAGCTGTGTTGATCTGGGGCTTATGGGGAGGGCCTTGGGAACACAGGGCccttggggagggcaggggggccTAAGAATGTCCTGACCGCGCCTCCCCATGTGTCCCTTCCAGTCCCCACCCAAAGGAGCCACTATCCCATACCATCCAAGCCTCTCCTTAGGTACTGTGCTTCTCTCCACCAACCAGGTGAGGGGGAACAGCAGGAAGGGTGGGACGTGTTACTGGAGAAGCAGGGGAGGCGGAGGAAGGAATGGGGGGTccagggagaggtggggaggggtgacTCTACCCACACTGCCCTATCACAGTGACCCTCTTTGACGCACTCTGTCCTCACAGGGGTTCTCTGTCCAGGGTCAGTATGGCGCTGTGACTCCAGCTGAGGTGAGTGCCCAAAGCCCACAGCACTCCTTCAGAAACAGAGCCTCCTCTGACTCCTGACCCCTCTTCTTGGCACAGGTCACCAAGCTCCAGCAGCTCTCGGGCCACGCAGTCCCCTTCGCCTCACCCAGCATGGTGCCAGGTGAGCAGTCCCTGCGGAAGGAAGCAGGGGCAGATCCCAGGGGGCCAGGCAGCCCCCTCTGGAAAggacgaggggaggcaggaaggacccAGACTCACACCCAGTCCCTCTTCTTCCCGCCTGTAGGACTGGATCCTAGCACACAGACCAGCTCACAGGAGTTCTTGGTTCCCAACGACGTGAGCATGGGATGGGGTGGTTTGAGGGGGCGAGTAGGGgagcccgggggtggggggtctgGGCCTCACCTAGGGTTGaattccaccccctccccagctgaTTGGCTGCGTGATCGGGCGCCAGGGCAGCAAGATCAGTGAGATCCGGCAGATGTCAGGGGCACATATCAAGATCGGGAACCAAGCCGAGGGCGCTGGTGAGCGGCACGTGACCATCACTGGTTCACCTGTCTCCATCGCCCTGGCCCAGTACCTCATCACTGCCTGGtgagtgtggggtgggggtgtcacaGGTCATGGGGCGTCTGTGCCTGAGAAAGGCACCGGTCAGGTGGAGAGAGCGGACATCCCTTCTCCTGGGCCTGTCCTCTGCCTCCCTAAGCCTGCCGCACTCATCCACGTTGCCCCATCTTCCCCCTGCGTCTGTCCCTCGTGCTCTCTGTCCATCCCTGTCTCTCCTCCCTGGCACTCCGGTCTCCCCATGTCTTCCCTTACCCGATGCTGTGTCTGCTTGTCCTTATCTGCTGTGTCCCATCCCCACCCTTCCGACCTGTCCTATCTTTTCCCCAAACACACCCATCCATGTTATTGCTCTCAATTCCTGTTTTTCATCTAATCTCATCCCTTATGTCTGCCCTCATTGCCCCCTGTCTCGCCGCCCCCACCTTCCCTTCATCTCCCCCCTCTGTCCCTCTTTCCAGTCTAGAAACGGCCAAGTCTACCTCTGGGGGGACACCCGGCTCGGCCCCCACAGACCTGCCTGCCCCTTTCTCGCCACCCCTGACGGCCCTGCCCACCGCTCCCCCAGGCCTGCTGGGCACGCCCTATGCCATCTCCCTCTCCAACTTCATCGGCCTCAAGCCCGTACCCTTCTTGGCTCTACCACCTGCCTCCCCAGGGCCACCGCCGGGCTTGGCGGCCTACACTGCCAAGATGGCAGCGGCCAATGGGAGCAAGAAAGCTGAGCGGCAGAAATTCTCCCCCTACTGAGGCTGGCTGAGGCACAGGTGCGGGGGCAGGCAGGACCGCCGGCAGGGGGCTGCCTCTGCTACCTGCCCAAGGACTCCACCCCGGGAGGGGGTCCCAAACACCGCTAATGCCCAGACGCATGGATGCAACCCCCCCCCTCAACCCTGCCCCGGTCTGTGGGAGTTCCTGCTCTTGGAGTGGGGGTGGTTTCCGGCCCAGGGTTTTGGGAGCTGTGGCAGCCCCAGGATATAGGGGGCTTGACCCCCTCTAGCTCTGTGCTTGGACGCAGGGAGCATCCTAAGTGCCCCCACTTTGGGGGGTGTCACTCATGCACTCCCCATCCCTCAGGGCTTCCCTTCTACTGTCCCCCGTGTGGGGATTAGGGAGGAGGCCTGGGGGTGGCTGGGGGCCTtgcttctctccccacctccctgcagATTCCTGCTGCTTCCACTGATACCCTTTTGACTGGAATGGACTGGCTGGGCTTGGCAGAGGGCAGCCTGAAGAGGGGGCACTGCCAGGCAGCTGGGGGAGTAGCATGGGGGCAGGGGCCGAGTTCTCAGCAGCAGATACTCTGTACAGTTTTTTCAATTCCTGTTTTTGAATAAATATTCTCAGAGACCAGGAAGCTGTGAAACATTGTGGGTGTTGGCAAAACCTACAGAATATGGGTGCAGCCGAGGTCCCAGAGGACCCCCATCTATGACTCCATCACCCCAGCTGGGCCTCAGCCCCTTCCACATGCCAATTCTGGGGCTTTAGGGCTCTTTGGGGGTCATGTTGTCCAGCCTCCTGTCTCTGGCACCAAAATGATCCAGTTTTTTTCTGGGCATTTTTAGAAGCTGATGGAGGAGTCTCAGTAGTTCTGTCCAGCTTCTTCTTGGTGCATATGTCGCAGAGGTCTTTCCGAATGTCCCTCCACTCGTTCTTCCTGCTGTGGCTGTAACCCAGACCCTGCCCTGCTTGGCCCACTCCCTTTGGCTGTGAGCCCTTAGGGCCCTCTTCTCTGTGATCCTGCCCACCTCCGCTTCTTCCTTGGCCTGGGGACCATCTGTGAGTGTCCAGATCACTCAAGCTGGAGGAGCCCTTAGACATAGTCCCgggtacagatgggaaaactgaggcctaggGAAGGGTAGGTGTGTGTACAAGGCCATGCAGAGTTGGGCCCTGAACTCAGGATTGCTCCCAGAAGAATCTGGGCCTCACCAGGCTACAGGCCCCCTTTCTCCCATTCCAGGGTCAGAACTCCAGGCAGGGCACCTGCCACAAGCTGTGCTGGAGGCTGGACGGGCCCTTTCCGATACCACCCTGCTTTCTCCAGTCCCGGCTCACCTGGGAGACATCTCTCACGTGGCCTCTGACATGCTCAGGCTTTCCCTTTCTGTCAAATCCCGGCCTTGATCAGGTGCCTCAGAAGGGCCAAGGGCAGGGCCCTCTGGAGGTCTCTGGAGGTGCTGCAGGAGGGCCCGCGGGTGCCAGGCCCGCGAAGTGCAGGCTCGGGGGGACCGCGGCAGCGCTCGGCGGGCAAGGCGGCCCAGCGTCCGGCGTACAGGGCGCTGCAGCAGGCCGTACAGGAAGGGGTGAGCCGCGAAGGCCGAGTAGGCTATCCAGGTGACGGCCGCCTCGGCCGCTGCGGCCTGGGCAGCAGGCGCCAAGCACGCACAGCCGTAAGGCAGCCAGCAGGCTGCGAACTGGCCCACGGCCAGCGCCGGAGCCAGGGCTGCTTTGCCCCACGGCGGGCGAGGCCGGAGGGGCGGCAAGATGGAGAGGCGACTGTCCAGAGAGTCGGAGCGCGGCCGGGACCCGCGTGCGGGTCGTGGGGGCCGCAGGGCGGCCCGGCGCGCCACGAGGAAGATGCTGCCGTAGGCGCCGAGCAGCAGGAGGGCGGGTAGCGCGAAGGCCAGCAGCGCCCAGAGCGGCCGGAAGGGCCCGAGGCCTCCCGCCAGGACCGAGCAGCGAGCCGGGGCCGGGGGCGGTGCGGGCGGCGGCCCGAGCAAGGAGAGCGCGCCCAGCAGCCCTGCGGCTGCCCACACGGCCGTGAGCACTAGGGTGGGCGGAGGTCGCGCGCCGGGCCGCAGCGGATGAACTATGAGGCGGTAGCGCGCCAGGCCGAGCGCTGCCACGCCGAGCGTGCAGGCGGGCAGCAGCGCCGCCGAGAGGAAGCGCGCCGCGCGGCAGGGTGCGGGGCCCAGGCGCACGCGGCCCAGCCCCGGCGGCGGAGCGGCCAGCAGGCCCAGCGGCATGATGGAGGCGGCCGCCAGCAGGTCCACGACGCACAGGTGCACGAGGTAGAGAGCGTCGCGCAGTCCCGGCGTGCGCAACACCACCACCAGCAGCGCGCCGTTGCCTAGCAGTGCCGCAGCCTCCACAAGAGCCGCCAGGATCAACCCCATCGAGGCTGCGACTTCTGGGGCGCTCAGACCTGTGGCGTTGGCCATCCGAGCGCTTAGGCTTCGCTCTGTGCTGGGAggcagtgagagagagagggagatggagctttcccctccccaccccttatTGCTCTCATTCCCATCACCCGCCATCTATCCCTTGCTCCTCTGGCCTCTCACCTCACAGGCTGCCCAGGCGCTGGCTCAGACGCCCGGGCTGCCATCCTTCTGGGGGCTTGGCTGGCCCCATGGAAGGGTGCAGGCCGGGGACTGTGGCTCTCTCTTCCACATCAGCGACTCAGCCCCTGCTGGAGATGGTACCGGCTGTCACTCTGATGCTGCCCTTTGGAGACACACAGAGCTGGCAAGGGAGGGGCAGGGCCTGGCACCGGCCCCCTGGGTCCTAGCAGCTGCCAGCTGGAGGCTGGAGGCTGTGCTGTGGAAATGCTgggggggcctggggaggggggccCGGAGCAATCATAGGCTGGGGTGCAGACTGAGGACGTTAGAGTGTAGGCTTTGGAGTCAGCCAGGTCCTGTTCTGTcttttccaggcagaaaatcTGCTCTCTTATGCCATCCCCCTCAATGAGGGTAAATGGATCATTCAGCCTTGGTACTGAGGGGAAACTGAGGTACCAGGGACGCAAGAGCTGGGAGACGCCTAAGTACCCTCTGGTCCTCAGGAGGGCTAGTTCTCTAGGTAAAGTGAGGGGGAAGCACAggacttggcacatagtaggttgcTCTGCTGGTATTAGCTTGGCACAGAATAGGTGCTTCAAGACACTGTGGAATTAATGAGAGGAAGCCTTAGGGGTAACTAAAagctttttttggttgtttttgctGTTAGCAAATGAGTTCGCTTCTGCTAAGAACACCCTGAATTTTCTTTAGGAAGCTACCTTCCCCAACTCTCAGGACCTGTGGTCTGGGTAAGATCCTAACCTTTCATGTCATACTGCAGGCACAAAAACCCAGCCCTAGCCATGGTATGGCACCCCCCGAACAAGGTATTGGCTCAGGGAAAGACGTGTGACTCCAATGCGGTCATGTCGCCCAGTCCCATGGCAAAACCCCATCTATACCCTGATAGCTTGCCTTTGTGTCTGaagctccttcctctcctctgaaTCCCGGTCTGGATACCCAGGTGCCTCTTCAACATCACTCCTGTACAGAAACTACTGGGCATCTCAAAAGTTCTACACCCCAACATAGGGCTGACTCATGGCCCCCGACCGCAACTTTCTCCACAGAATCTTCCCCTTCTTAGTAAATGCCGTCTCAGAAGTTTCCATCTACACCTCCCTTTCCCACTAACTCCACATCCAAAAGATCAACCTGTCTAAATTCAGCCACGTCTCTCCACCATTATGTTCCCAGGCACTGCCACCCCTCACCTGGACCATTGCAGCGTCTTCCTCACCGATCTGATCTTCGTTCCTGCACCTCATGGTGGTCATTTGTCTGTTTGCCCTTAGATCCACTCCCATATTCCCCAGCACTGCTCTGCCTTCCAAGAAATTGAtttcctgggctcctctgtcagttGGTTTTGGGGTATATTCAGCCACTGGAAGTTACCAGCAGAACTGGAGGGTGGCAGGAGGGAAGAAGCCAGGGTATTTTTCCTCTCATGCTCAGCCTGGATCTACCTCTAGATCCGCCTCTGTGGAAGACTTCATCTCCCTCCATAGCCCTGGCTCCCTTCAGGCAGAACCCCTCTGGGATTCTGGCACCTGCTGGGGGAGCCCAGTCTTGGGCATTGGAATTCCATTATCCTTCCAACCTAAGAATGGTAGCAACTTCCTGCGGTTGCTAATCCCGGGATTGACTCACCAGCCCCTCTGGTAGTTCAGCTCCTTCTTTGTATCAAATTCCTCTTGTCTAGAATACATAGAGTGATTTGTGTTTTGTTGATTGGATCTTGACTGACAACATAGATCCGCTCTCTATGCAGCCGGCCAAAGTGGATCTCTCTAAAGACAAATCAGGTCAGGTCATGATTCTGCACTCATCTCTCCATGAGCTTCCTGTCATCAAAATAGAATCTCAGCCCCTCTGTGCTGAGATTGCCTTCTCACCTTTCTGAcctcaccctcctcctccttGCCTCCCATACTTCCAGCCATGCAGTCTTTGTGCTGGTCCCACATGTCAAACTCCTTTTCCCTTGAGGAAGTTTGCATGTGCTGTTTCTTCCGTCAGAACACCCTTCCCCCAGATCTCTTCATGGCTCACTCTCTCACCTAATTCAGGTCTCTACCTTCAGTGACCATCTTTCCTAAAATTGTTTCACTTTCTCATCACTACTTCTTTaaccctgttttatttttcttactggcCCTTTTCCTACTTGAAATTGTATTTCATATCTACGCACGTGCTGCTTATAGCCTGTTTTACTAGAATGCAAGCGCCTTGGTAGCAGGGACCCTATCTGTGCTTTGCTTGTGCCTGTGCCTCGCAGGCACACAGTCCGCACCGGCACGGATCTGGGTGGCAGACAATAGGGCATGGATCTCTGGGTTTAACTCACCTGCTGCAGGAATTTGAAGAGCCCTGGTCCAGTTCTCCGTTATTTGGATGAGACTGGTGCTCAGAGAGGGAAGGAGTGTGTTCTAGATTACCCAGCTGAGTTGTACCTGGAATCTGGGTCACCTGCTTCCTACGCTCTGTCCACACAGTCAATACTTCCCGTACCTGACCACAACTTTGATGTGGGTATTTGCCTCTAGGAGGTGAATCTGAGATCCTGgttcagaggaaggagagggcattGGCTTTCCCACTGCCCAGTTAGGCCTGTAGGGCCTATGGAGGACTCAGCAGGACTAGATGGGAAAGCAGATGAGAACAGGTGCCTGGGGAAGGCAATAGGCAGGGATGGGGACTATGGTGGGTTGGGGAGTGCATTCTCCCTCTAAAATGGTTCAACTAAATTAACAGTGAAAACATTTTGtagtttatcattttttttttttttttcaaaaagaaatgcaGGGAGGATAAACCAGAAACTCCAGCAGGTTGGTAGGCATGGAGCATGGAGTGAGAGGGCTAGGAGAAGAACACTCTTCCCAGCACAGATTTGGACAGACTGGACTTTGGAGGACCATATTAATGGTCTAtgtgttgaaaaaaataaaaataaacaaagatgagAAAGCCCCCTAAAAGTGAATATATATAGAAACAAATGAACCTACCTGCATTCCAAATGAATAACCACCACAATGAAGGGAAATAAATAACTAATCCAAGTAATATTTGAACCTGTGTTTAAACTGTTGCTTTGACCACTGACCTTCAGTCTAAAGACAAAAAAGTTAGCTTGAATAAGGTTTGATAAATCTTGAACTCTACTTAGCAAGTTTGTTTTTCACAATGGTTGTGGGTACAGCAATTCTGAAACTGCTTTTGTGTGGGATTAGGCAAATAAGTAAATGATTTGAGGTTGATGTGAACCAAGGTTCCGACTATAGGAGAAGGGAGGATAATTATAGATTTGGGAAAGAATGGAAGGGCACACTGGAAtcggagaaacagacagagatagATGTGTTTATTTACATGTACATATTTCCTAGTCCTCTTTGCTGCCAGGACTGAAAAGCAAAAACACGCAGTTCCAAAGAGCACACCTCTGCCCAGATCTTGGATTCTCAATATCATCTCCTGCTTTAGGGAGCCCCtgtggagaaatggctgattctaggtttgtacaagatgagcctggaatgTCATGTGATAACCAGAACCTAAGGAAGTGCTCACAAAATAATGTAGACACAGGAGTTAGCCTGAAGGACCTTCTGCTAGCCAAAGCAGGGACAACTTGAGGATCAAAACAGCAACAGTCTCGTCCAAATAACAGAGAACTGGACCATTCAACGTCAACTATAGcacagatattgaatataatcgGAACCCACGGGTCCATACTGATAATAGGGAAAGAAAGGTGACTGTTATTAATAAATACAGAAGAAATGATGGAATTAGATAAAAATTTGCAACCATCGTAGCAAAAATTCATTGAAGTCATCAATTTCAGGTAAAAATTGTCACTGAATGTAAAAGCTAGCAGGTGAAAGTTGATAAGGAATGGGACATTTACACTCAAAATATTTCCCAACAGATTACTGATCAATTACAAATGGGGGAAATGATAACTTCCCCGTGGAACAACCtggtggacatgactttgagcaaagtTACATCACCAAGGATGGGATACGTCCCTCCTAATATAGTACACCAAGGACATGTCATTCACATAACGTTCCTGCCAAACTGCAATGCCTGAATCTAATTATTGCAAAATATCAGACAAACGTGAACTGAGAGAGCCTATAGAACAACTGACCTGTACTCTTTAGGAGTGTCAAGAGTGTCCAAAGttatggagagaaaagaaaaggctcAAGAATGGTTTCAGATTAAAGGAAACCAAAGAGAATGACAACGAAATGCAGGGTATGACCCAGCACTGGGTCCTGACCTGCTGTCTAGTATCTGCTCCCCTCGTCTGTGGACAGAGTAAACTGGGGTGATAATTACCACTCCTTTCATGACAGCAGAGCTGAAACCCTCACAAATATTCTCAACTCATTTATAATAGACAAAAGATACACATGGGTGTTTGGTGGCAAGACATGAGAAATGCTTGATTTGCCTGGCCGTGTCTGGACTGAAGAATCACCAGATGGGCCCCCACATGACAGCTCTGAGTGGAGGGGAAGGGTCCCTTTCAGAGGCTCAGTGATCAGAGGAGGACAGTTGTTACAAGGACCAACATAGACTGTGACCACAGTGGGTGGGAGCGTGTGCATGACTGGTGTTCACCCGTGTGAGTGGTCACTCCCTGGAGTGGGGCTGGaaatgctgtgtggtgtggcaagTCGCCCTGGAGAGCAAGGAGGCCCGGGCCTGGTGCAGCTATGGCACAGACAAGCAGAGACCAGGGAGTAAGCCGATACAATGTTTAATAAACATGCCTGTGCGTGCCTGACGTGCAGCCTACCtctcttgtttattcattttttttttgatggtgaaAGATTTTCATAAACAAAAATTATGACTTCACAgagaattcatttatttttttgccatacatcttgtgggatcttaattccccaaccaggggtcgaacctgtgccccctgcagtgaaagcagagtcttaaccactggaccgccagggaaatccaTCATCTCACCTCTCTTGGATGGACAGTTAGGCCACAGAGGATGCCCTGGGTGGATGTGGGACCCACCCACTCTTAGTTTGTGCCCCCCTAACTACACAGCCTTGAATAGGCTGCTGTATTCGTGTTGCAGTCCATCACACCCATCACCTTAGGAGGTGAGACTGAGGCCACAGCCATGCCAGAACCAACAAGGATCAGAGGGAGAGGGAATCCCTGGAACACAGGAGGGAGATGTGAAGGCAGGAAGTTGATATGGGATTGAGGATGATGGTTGAGCTCCTGCCCAGGGGGCGGGAGGGTTGGGCAGACAGCTCAGAGGTGAATCTCTAGCAGGTAGCGCAGGCGGCACTGGCTCTCCTGGTAGATGAGATATTCACTCTGGGAAAAGTTGGAGCTTCTGAAATCTGGGCAGGGCACGGGCTGGCCCTGGGGCACCACTACTCGCTGGCCATCTAGCTCCAGCTCGGTGTCCCGGGTTGGATCTGCAGGGCACAGCAAGGGCCATGGGTCACCCGCGGGCCACTGGTCCTTGGCTTTACCAGTTAGTCCTATCCCCTATGCTCTTCTGTCACAGGGAGTGCCCACTCATTCCCCCCAGCCAACCTCCAAACTGCTGCACAGGGTGGGCCTTCTGCCTGGAATCTCCTCCCCCATTTCTCTGCCTGGGAAATGCTTGCTCATCTTTCCACGCTCAATGACACCTCCTCTTTGAAGCCCTCCTGGATGCCCAGGAATGATTTGTTGAATCAGTGAGTGTATGTTGAATGACAAAGTGAAGGACTGCAGTGAAGAAGCCGGCTTCTTCTtgtccttcttcacagtcccttTCCTGCTCACCTTCTCCCTGAAAGTGTCCTGCTTCATCTCAGCCTCACCTCTAATGCTTAGGCCTGTCCAGCTTCCTGAGACTCACCAGGCTCTGTGTGGCCACGGGCAATGACACTGTCGAAGCCAGAGGGTGGCTGCTTCAATCTGGGCTCATCGACGGTGATGTGGTACTCTCTGCCCAGTGCCACCTCACCCAGGAACATGTAGCCAATGTGATGGGCCCCGCAGGACATGCCAGTAACTGGGGGCACAGGAAGGCTCCGGGTAGGCAGACTGGCCTCTGCCTGACTCCCTGGGCCCCTGCTGCACTGTTATCTCCTTTGGCTTTGCTGCCCAGGCCTTCTTCCATCCTTCCTCCCACCATTTCTCCAGGCTCCTTGTCCCTGCCTGCTTCTTTTCTCCTCTCAGCTCCCTGAGGCCAGGCCTCTGCCACCCTCACCAAGGTCGGAAATGGCCTTTCAGTGACCATATCTGGGGCGGGGGCTCTTCTGGCCTGCTCTGCTGATTTTGCCACTGGCCTCCTTCACCCTCTATCCTGGGATCCTCGCAAAGATCTCCTGAGGCCACTCTCCTCTCCTTCTTAGGCTCTTCTGCCCTCCTAGTGGGCTCCCAGGCCTTGAGCAACCTTCAGCCCCATCTGTTTTTAGACGACTCCTCCAACCTTGCTCTCCTGAGTGGTGGTGGTCTCCAATAATGTGGTCAACCTGGACCAAGGAGCCAGTATAGGGAGATCACCTCAGTGAGGACACCTCTGGACAGAAACTTGGGGGGCATCAGAGACACCCTCCACCCTTTCCCACATGCTGCCCACCCCACCTCTCACATACTCGTCTCCtggcttctctcctcctcctcctccacctccactgCCCTGGACTGGGTGCCCATCATAGTTGGCCTGGATGGGAACACAGCCTCCCAGCAGCCTCTGACCTTAACCACCCTCCCTGTGGCTGCAGCCAGGTTCAACTGTACTCCCCATCTTTCTCTGAATAGGTTCCTTTGATCGTCCTGGGCCCCAAGCCCCCCATCCACACCAGGCATTTTCTCTAAGCTTTGTTTCAGGCTGTGCTCAGAGATGCTGACctgctgcagcctcccaggctttgTGCCACACCCGGGCTACTTTACCTCAAAGGCTCCTCTTTCACCAACCCCCTCTCCAGGTCAGGTTGGCACCTTCATCCTATCCACATTGCCTCCCTCAGGAAGCTGTCCTGGCCACCGGATGCCTCCTGAGTCCCCCAACCGCCAGGATTCCCCACTGAGCTCTCGAGTCAATAAGCATCCAAGAGATCCACTCCTGGGTCCACCACCAATTGAACAAGCACCGGGCCCCATGCTCCTTAGTGTCCCCATGCCCACCCAGGACTTGGCTCTGAGGGACGCCTCACCATAGCCAGCCGACTTGCTGTTCTCTGAGGCGAAGTAGATGCCATTGCCGACCCGGCCTCCAGAATGTGGCACAATGCGGAGCCCACTGGTGAGGATGGCGGCTACCACGGCCACGTTGGTGCCATGCCACAGTAGCTTCCGATTGCCCAGCTTGGCATGGACCTGGAACCGAtctccctggggtgggggaaggtgggaACCAGAAGAGTCATGCTCCCCAAGCTCAGATGCTTCTGTCTGCCATCAGAAGAGATAACCAAGGCCAAGGGCCCCCTGGCCActcacacactcatgcacacatgcacaagccCTAGGCCTGGTGGAAACCACTCAGAGTGGCTCAGCCTACTCCCTAAGGAGCGGGTAAGCCAAGGCCTTCTCCCTCAGGGAGAAGGTAGTGGTGACGGGGGGACTCTCCCTCACCTCCCCTTCTCGGTCCACCTTCCAAACATGTTGAAGAGCAGGAGGCCTGTCGCTGTTGCTAGTCTGTTTTAAGTAGGTATGTACCACCTGCAGGGACAGCAGAAGTTCGGTGTCAAGAGCAAGAGACATGTGGACCAAGCTCCTCTTGTCCCCCAGTCCCAGGGCTCTCCTCAGGGTCTGGAGACACAGTGAGAGAAGGCCCAGGCCGAGGGAGCCCTCTGGGCACCTGGAGGGCAGACAGGCAGAGGAACAGTGCCCACTGCTAGCTTGGCTTCTCTGTGGGGCCCGGCCCACCTTGTACTCAGGGGTCTCTGGGCCCAGCAGCTGGAGCTGGCACTTGAGGAGCTGGTAATCTCGGTCCAGTGGGTGTGGCACTTCCTCCACTTTCTTTGTTTCCTCAGTGGCGGCCTGCAGGGTCTGGGCCAGCTCGATGTCCGCCAGGACCTAAGGTGATGGGCACTGGCAGCTTGGCTGTCCTCTTGACCCTCCCTCGCCCTCCCACCTGACTAGGGCTGTGGCTGCCCCACCTGTGTATCCACCTATTCAGCTGCACCTCATCTATCTGCCTGGCCTTcccctcctctgtcctttggTCTGCTCGTCACAGTCCATCTCTCTGTCCCCCATCCCCCTGTCTGTCTGCTTTGTAACCTGCCAGCCCTCACCAGCAACATGTCCTTCTTGGCCTGCAGAAGCTCAGGGGAGTTGATGGGCGGGGGCCGGCTGCGGCCAAAGTTGTGGGGAATGACAGTGTAGAAGTGGGAGGACAGCTCCTCCAGGCTGCGCCCACTATCTGTGGGGGCTTTCAAGGCCGCCTCCACTTCCTCCAAGGCCTCGAAACCCCGGGCGATCTGCTGCTTGCTCAACTTCCCTAGTGGCATCTTCTTCACATCTGGGAGGATGGGGAGAGTGAGGGGTCCGTCCCGCAGCCTTGCCACCCCCAGGCCCCTGCTACCCTGCCCGCCCCTGACTCCTCACCCAGCTTCATGAGGGCCATGGCATTCTGGAACATGTCCTTGCTGAAGATGTTGGTGATGAGCTTCTGCGTAGCTGCGTCCAAGGAGCAGGGCCGCACCCGCTGAACCACAGCCTTCACTGGGCCTCCGTCCACCTAGGGGTAAAGGACACACACGGGCAGGAGCAGCTGGGCTGGGCACCTGCAGCCAGAGCAGGTCGAGGCTAGAGAGCGAGGCCTGTCCTGAGGGCGCTCAGCCAGGCAGTAGTGTCCCCGCCCTCGGCCCAGGCCCACCCTTCCTCCCTGGCCACTTCACCTTCACCACGACTTCCTGGGCCTCGTCCTCTCTCTGCACCTCGATAAGTGTATACTTGCCGGGCTGGGCCACAAAGTGGTCCCGCTCTGCCCAGCTGTTCTTGGTCTTGTCCCGAAATTTCTTCTCAAAACTCTTCTTTGCATCCTCCAGTGACTCGAAGGGGCTGAGCTTTGACCGGCCCACCTCTCCCTGTAAGCGACACAGCCACAGTGCCTGCCACAAATGCTTGCTTGCCTCTGTTGTGCCGGCCTGTGCCAAGTGCCCCTGGGCGTCAGAGACGGGGCAGGGCCACAGTCAGTGGCTGTGGCCTTTCGGCCTGCGTAAGCTGTGGGGAcccttgggggcaggaggcatgCACTGAgcagggagaggtggggaggagcGGGGCACAGGATGGCTGGGTGGCACTTACCACGCGTCCCCAGCGGGTCCAGCAGAAGAAGCagtcagcatctttca is part of the Bubalus kerabau isolate K-KA32 ecotype Philippines breed swamp buffalo chromosome 20, PCC_UOA_SB_1v2, whole genome shotgun sequence genome and harbors:
- the PARP3 gene encoding protein mono-ADP-ribosyltransferase PARP3 isoform X2, whose translation is MVPKHKLQVQHEGPEKTKGRQGAEEEDSFRSTAEALKAAPTEKCIARVDPSCPLSCNPGTQVHEDYDCTLNQTNIERNNNKFYIIQLLKDADCFFCWTRWGRVGEVGRSKLSPFESLEDAKKSFEKKFRDKTKNSWAERDHFVAQPGKYTLIEVQREDEAQEVVVKVDGGPVKAVVQRVRPCSLDAATQKLITNIFSKDMFQNAMALMKLDVKKMPLGKLSKQQIARGFEALEEVEAALKAPTDSGRSLEELSSHFYTVIPHNFGRSRPPPINSPELLQAKKDMLLVLADIELAQTLQAATEETKKVEEVPHPLDRDYQLLKCQLQLLGPETPEYKVVHTYLKQTSNSDRPPALQHVWKVDREGEGDRFQVHAKLGNRKLLWHGTNVAVVAAILTSGLRIVPHSGGRVGNGIYFASENSKSAGYVTGMSCGAHHIGYMFLGEVALGREYHITVDEPRLKQPPSGFDSVIARGHTEPDPTRDTELELDGQRVVVPQGQPVPCPDFRSSNFSQSEYLIYQESQCRLRYLLEIHL
- the PARP3 gene encoding protein mono-ADP-ribosyltransferase PARP3 isoform X1; the protein is MVPKHKLQVQHEGPEKTKGRQGAEEEDSFRSTAEALKAAPTEKCIARVDPSCPLSCNPGTQVHEDYDCTLNQTNIERNNNKFYIIQLLKDADCFFCWTRWGRVGHLAQAGTTEASKHLWQALWLCRLQGEVGRSKLSPFESLEDAKKSFEKKFRDKTKNSWAERDHFVAQPGKYTLIEVQREDEAQEVVVKVDGGPVKAVVQRVRPCSLDAATQKLITNIFSKDMFQNAMALMKLDVKKMPLGKLSKQQIARGFEALEEVEAALKAPTDSGRSLEELSSHFYTVIPHNFGRSRPPPINSPELLQAKKDMLLVLADIELAQTLQAATEETKKVEEVPHPLDRDYQLLKCQLQLLGPETPEYKVVHTYLKQTSNSDRPPALQHVWKVDREGEGDRFQVHAKLGNRKLLWHGTNVAVVAAILTSGLRIVPHSGGRVGNGIYFASENSKSAGYVTGMSCGAHHIGYMFLGEVALGREYHITVDEPRLKQPPSGFDSVIARGHTEPDPTRDTELELDGQRVVVPQGQPVPCPDFRSSNFSQSEYLIYQESQCRLRYLLEIHL
- the PARP3 gene encoding protein mono-ADP-ribosyltransferase PARP3 isoform X3; the protein is MVPKHKLQVQHEGPEKTKGRQGAEEEDSFRSTAEALKAAPTEKCIARVDPSCPLSCNPGTQVHEDYDCTLNQTNIERNNNKFYIIQLLKDADCFFCWTRWGRVGHLAQAGTTEASKHLWQALWLCRLQGEVGRSKLSPFESLEDAKKSFEKKFRDKTKNSWAERDHFVAQPGKYTLIEVQREDEAQEVVVKVDGGPVKAVVQRVRPCSLDAATQKLITNIFSKDMFQNAMALMKLDVKKMPLGKLSKQQIARGFEALEEVEAALKAPTDSGRSLEELSSHFYTVIPHNFGRSRPPPINSPELLQAKKDMLLVLADIELAQTLQAATEETKKVEEVPHPLDRDYQLLKCQLQLLGPETPEYKVVHTYLKQTSNSDRPPALQHVWKVDREGEGDRFQVHAKLGNRKLLWHGTNVAVVAAILTSGLRIVPHSGGRVGNGIYFASENSKSAGYDPTRDTELELDGQRVVVPQGQPVPCPDFRSSNFSQSEYLIYQESQCRLRYLLEIHL